In a genomic window of Helianthus annuus cultivar XRQ/B chromosome 10, HanXRQr2.0-SUNRISE, whole genome shotgun sequence:
- the LOC110887046 gene encoding uncharacterized protein LOC110887046: MGMWVFLGDFNDVRRPEKRLNSEFVSLNAHYFNNFIEEADFQEYQMGGRQYTYRSDNGKKLSKLDRFLIPCRIFNSWFEIPGATEYVQQLMESFHFEGPADLALDVKLKWAKKRLKDWVQEELEDRAECRVFISEVNKIKAMFIKQKSRVRWEKEGDENMKYFHGVMNANTSNNRIHGLHIDGAWETSPPLVKDYVFSFFAEKFKEPIASRPNLECPFLPTVSPEDAESLVIPFTISEIKCAVWDCEGDRVPGRMG, encoded by the exons ATGGGGATGTGGGTTTTTCTTGGTGATTTTAATGATGTGCGTCGGCCGGAAAAGAGATTAAATTCGGAATTTGTTTCTCTAAATGcacattattttaataattttattGAGGAAGCAGATTTTCAGGAATACCAAATGGGGGGTAGGCAATACACTTACAGGTCAGATAACGGGAAGAAGTTAAGCAAACTGGACCGTTTTCTA ATCCCTTGCCGTATTTTTAACTCGTGGTTCGAGATCCCTGGGGCAACCGAATACGTCCAGCAACTAATGGAATCCTTTCATTTCGAAGGCCCCGCAGATTTAGCCTTAGATGTGAAGCTAAAATGGGCGAAGAAGCGTTTAAAGGACTGGGTCCAG GAGGAATTGGAAGATAGAGCGGAGTGCAGAGTGTTTATTTCAGAAGTTAATAAAATAAAGGCTATGTTCATCAAACAAAAATCAAGGGTGCGTTGGGAGAAGGAGGGTGACGAGAACATGAAATATTTTCATGGGGTTATGAATGCTAATACAAGCAATAACAGGATACATGGGCTGCACATAGATGGGGCTTGGGAGACTTCGCCCCCGTTGGTGAAGGACTATGTTTTTTCCTTTTTTGCAGAAAAATTCAAAGAACCTATCGCGTCTAGACCCAATTTAGAGTGCCCGTTTCTTCCGACTGTATCACCAGAAGATGCCGAGTCTTTGGTAATCCCATTTACTATCTCTGAAATAAAGTGTGCGGTGTGGGATTGTGAAGGGGATCGGGTTCCCGGCCGGATGGGATAA